From one Magnolia sinica isolate HGM2019 chromosome 18, MsV1, whole genome shotgun sequence genomic stretch:
- the LOC131233757 gene encoding F-box/kelch-repeat protein SKIP25-like: protein MADEPTTSSRRSKLSDQPEQQPLLPGLPDHLAHLCLALVPPPLLYSVSRSWRRLLYSPSFPPFLSLYALLSFQNPITNRLDHITFSSYDPISATWHLLPPPPPDLPLPSFLLCHTSFIARCLPIQSVSLSGHLLLLSGTTHGLRPALHRPLIFHPVSNRWRHGPPIPSPRRWCAAGGAGGAVYMASGIGTDYSPSVARSVERWDLVGPAWEKVAPLRDGKFSREAVEAIGLRGKLCMVNVKGNAAKQGVVYDIGSNRWEEMPQGMLAGWNGPASALDEDVMYVIDEARGALIEYNGEEDRWREILQLEALKGAVQIDAGGGRVCIVCAGGTRIAVAAVVERPARMWFVDPPPGTRAVAVHVLPRMSMVES from the coding sequence ATGGCAGACGAACCCACGACAAGCAGCAGGCGCAGCAAGTTGTCCGATCAGCCCGAGCAACAACCTCTTCTGCCCGGGCTGCCCGATCACCTGGCCCACCTCTGCCTTGCCCTGGTCCCACCGCCACTCCTCTACTCTGTCTCCCGCTCGTGGAGACGCCTCCTCTACTCTCCTTCCTTCCcacctttcctctctctctacgCCCTCCTCTCCTTCCAAAACCCCATCACAAACCGTCTAGACCATATCACGTTCTCATCCTACGATCCTATCTCCGCCACGTGGCATCTCCTCCCTCCACCTCCACCGGACCTACCCCTCCCCTCTTTCCTCCTCTGCCACACGTCCTTCATCGCCCGCTGCCTTCCGATCCAGTCCGTCTCCCTTTCTGGtcacctcctcctcctctccGGCACCACCCACGGCCTCCGCCCGGCCCTCCACCGCCCCTTGATCTTCCACCCCGTTTCGAATCGCTGGCGCCACGGCCCGCCCATCCCTTCCCCACGCCGGTGGTGCGCCGCCGGCGGAGCAGGCGGCGCCGTCTACATGGCGAGCGGCATCGGAACCGATTACAGCCCGAGCGTTGCCCGGTCCGTTGAGCGGTGGGACCTAGTGGGTCCCGCCTGGGAGAAGGTGGCCCCACTGAGGGATGGGAAATTCAGTAGAGAGGCGGTGGAAGCGATAGGACTGAGAGGGAAGCTCTGTATGGTGAATGTGAAGGGGAATGCCGCGAAGCAAGGCGTTGTCTATGACATTGGGAGCAATCGGTGGGAAGAAATGCCGCAGGGGATGCTGGCCGGGTGGAATGGACCCGCCTCGGCGTTGGACGAGGACGTGATGTACGTCATCGATGAGGCGAGGGGAGCTCTGATAGAGTATAATGGGGAGGAGGATCGCTGGAGGGAGATTTTACAGCTGGAGGCATTGAAAGGAGCGGTGCAGATCGACGCTGGAGGGGGGAGGGTATGTATCGTTTGTGCTGGCGGGACCCGCATTGCCGTGGCGGCTGTCGTGGAGAGGCCCGCGAGAATGTGGTTCGTTGATCCGCCGCCGGGAACGCGAGCTGTTGCTGTTCATGTACTGCCGAGGATGAGCATGGTGGAATCGTGA